A stretch of the Haloplanus aerogenes genome encodes the following:
- a CDS encoding ArsR/SmtB family transcription factor has translation MEKALWYLLAGTRGGKNRARIIRLLDERPRNANQLHEALDIDYNSVRHHLDMLEDHDVIESGDQEYGRLYFLTDRFDRHREQFEEITEHV, from the coding sequence ATGGAGAAGGCACTCTGGTATCTGCTCGCCGGGACGCGCGGCGGGAAGAACCGCGCGCGCATCATTCGCCTGCTCGACGAGCGACCGCGCAACGCCAACCAGCTCCACGAGGCGCTGGATATCGACTACAACTCCGTTCGCCACCATCTCGACATGCTGGAGGACCACGACGTGATCGAGAGCGGCGATCAGGAGTACGGTCGGCTCTACTTCCTCACCGACCGGTTCGACCGCCACCGCGAGCAGTTCGAGGAGATCACGGAGCACGTCTGA
- a CDS encoding OsmC family protein gives MTDDLRETQKPLKETYESDPEAAQLTLTATGDEVDATTCSVKVGEAIYEAELHEGAGGSGTAACSGDLLLGALAACSQLTAQAVIENFGADADVSVAVEGDLDLRGTMGVADVPVGFQNIRLDVTLSGDLDPETAASIRDATERFCVVYQTLVESPDVTTEWTFE, from the coding sequence ATGACGGACGATCTCCGCGAGACACAGAAACCGCTGAAAGAGACGTACGAATCGGACCCGGAGGCAGCCCAACTGACCCTCACCGCGACGGGCGACGAGGTGGACGCGACGACCTGTAGCGTCAAGGTGGGCGAGGCCATCTACGAGGCGGAACTCCACGAGGGGGCGGGCGGGTCGGGGACGGCAGCCTGTTCGGGCGACCTCCTGCTCGGCGCGCTCGCCGCCTGTTCACAGCTGACCGCGCAAGCGGTGATCGAGAACTTCGGCGCCGACGCCGACGTGTCGGTCGCGGTCGAGGGAGATCTCGACCTCCGGGGGACGATGGGCGTCGCGGACGTGCCCGTCGGCTTCCAGAATATTCGGCTCGACGTGACGCTGTCTGGTGATCTCGACCCGGAGACGGCGGCGTCGATCCGGGACGCGACCGAGCGCTTCTGCGTGGTGTATCAGACGCTGGTCGAGTCGCCGGACGTGACGACCGAGTGGACGTTCGAATAG
- a CDS encoding molybdopterin-dependent oxidoreductase — protein sequence MDHPDSADESSRAVPTQSPSDSPHVTLVAGDDRRVVDPADAPWRTVTDSFLCASGERWGGEWRGVPVAWLLERAPGDDAATHLRIHGAGDHVACVSLADALGGVLAVERGDDRLPPADRPRFVAPGVVAARTVKAVRRLELIELAPDEDAEAYEALANVD from the coding sequence ATGGACCACCCCGACAGCGCGGACGAGTCGTCGCGGGCGGTGCCCACCCAGTCACCCAGCGATAGCCCGCACGTGACGCTCGTCGCTGGCGACGACCGTCGCGTCGTCGATCCGGCGGACGCGCCGTGGCGGACGGTGACCGACTCGTTTCTGTGTGCGAGCGGGGAGCGCTGGGGTGGCGAGTGGCGCGGCGTTCCCGTCGCGTGGCTACTGGAGCGAGCACCCGGCGACGACGCGGCCACCCACCTGCGGATTCACGGCGCCGGCGACCACGTCGCCTGCGTATCGCTCGCGGATGCCCTCGGCGGCGTCCTCGCGGTCGAACGGGGTGACGACCGCCTGCCGCCCGCCGACCGGCCGCGATTCGTCGCGCCGGGCGTCGTCGCCGCGCGGACGGTGAAGGCAGTCCGGCGGCTGGAACTGATCGAACTCGCGCCCGACGAGGACGCGGAGGCGTACGAGGCGCTCGCGAACGTCGACTAG
- a CDS encoding phosphatase PAP2 family protein: MTHDPHRRLQEAFLRRERAARQQLLESTYRTDESDGADDPVACYGKALRHRDDGVPTASAYDSLVGALETGTVEAYNAIELDESPEMRPLAEPHGAHGFEGMGADPWAIHMAAPPAFSSSEMGAELIELYCRSLCRDVPFGAYGDDGAIADAIDDLNGATDYAGPAGTTDPHGGMLDANTVFRGLLPGTQTGPHVSQLLWKDVPRGAVPQSQRIRVLAGEAADGTGDADVVGTGPDYLTDWDTWLRVQRGVPVGRTNPPPTLVDAGGDPDAAATRHIVTGRDLANKVRRQVPYLAIRDAAEILLGMGVPFDRRIPYRQGSRESATDGTSGIRTATPVINFGSHDVLESVVSVFDLAQTAAWYRKWLVHRRLRPEEYAGRLESERRGAGGPFDLPDTLRESTAPSRVVDAYGTSLLPQAYTEGCPTHPSYPAGHSVVAGATVTLLKAMFDGRHPFPVAEMVVPVADGTVEGTMAGGGTTTVQSTRLAPVTEVSTALGATADSLAEVRTATITVNDELNKLATNVALGRNWAGIHYRSDGIEGLLLGEQVAVRYLQDHLRSTDLPFDGYRLEPFFDAYPGTQDGAAPNLDRDAILITPDRITTPDDESSSISVDDPAR; encoded by the coding sequence ATGACCCACGACCCGCACCGCCGCCTGCAGGAGGCGTTCCTCCGGCGAGAGCGTGCGGCGCGCCAGCAACTGCTCGAATCGACCTACCGGACCGACGAGAGCGACGGCGCCGACGACCCGGTGGCCTGCTACGGGAAGGCGCTGCGCCACCGCGACGACGGCGTCCCCACGGCGTCGGCGTACGACAGCCTCGTCGGTGCGCTCGAAACGGGGACGGTCGAGGCGTACAACGCCATCGAACTCGACGAGTCCCCGGAGATGCGCCCGCTCGCCGAACCCCACGGCGCCCACGGGTTCGAGGGGATGGGCGCCGACCCGTGGGCGATCCACATGGCGGCGCCGCCCGCCTTTTCGTCGTCCGAGATGGGTGCGGAACTGATCGAACTCTACTGCCGTTCGCTCTGTCGCGACGTGCCCTTCGGTGCCTACGGCGACGACGGTGCGATTGCCGACGCGATCGACGATTTGAACGGTGCGACGGACTACGCCGGTCCCGCCGGCACCACGGACCCCCACGGTGGAATGCTCGACGCCAACACCGTCTTCCGGGGTCTCCTCCCCGGTACCCAGACCGGCCCTCACGTCTCGCAACTCCTCTGGAAGGACGTGCCCCGCGGGGCGGTCCCACAGAGCCAGCGGATTCGTGTCCTCGCCGGGGAGGCGGCCGACGGCACCGGCGACGCCGACGTGGTCGGGACCGGCCCGGACTACCTCACCGACTGGGACACGTGGCTCCGCGTCCAGCGTGGCGTCCCCGTCGGCCGGACGAACCCGCCGCCGACGCTGGTCGACGCCGGCGGCGACCCCGACGCGGCGGCCACCCGTCACATCGTTACGGGCCGCGATCTGGCGAACAAGGTCCGCCGGCAGGTACCCTACCTTGCCATCCGCGACGCCGCCGAGATACTTCTGGGGATGGGTGTCCCCTTCGACCGTCGGATTCCGTACCGGCAGGGCAGTCGGGAGAGTGCGACGGACGGAACGTCCGGCATTCGGACCGCCACCCCGGTAATCAACTTCGGCTCCCACGACGTGCTCGAATCGGTCGTGAGTGTCTTCGACCTCGCTCAGACCGCCGCCTGGTATCGGAAGTGGCTCGTCCACCGCCGCCTCCGGCCGGAGGAGTACGCCGGGCGACTGGAATCCGAGCGCCGGGGTGCGGGCGGGCCGTTCGACCTTCCCGACACCCTCCGCGAGTCGACGGCCCCATCGCGAGTCGTCGACGCCTACGGAACCTCTCTCCTTCCACAGGCTTACACCGAGGGCTGTCCCACTCACCCCTCCTACCCCGCGGGCCACAGCGTCGTCGCCGGGGCGACGGTGACTCTCCTGAAGGCGATGTTCGACGGCAGACATCCGTTTCCGGTCGCGGAGATGGTCGTCCCGGTCGCCGACGGGACGGTCGAGGGGACGATGGCCGGCGGCGGGACGACGACGGTCCAATCGACCCGTCTCGCGCCCGTGACCGAGGTGTCGACGGCGCTCGGCGCGACGGCCGACTCGCTGGCCGAGGTGCGCACGGCGACGATCACCGTCAACGACGAACTCAACAAACTCGCGACGAACGTCGCCCTCGGGCGCAACTGGGCCGGCATCCACTACCGCTCCGACGGCATCGAGGGCCTCCTGCTCGGCGAACAGGTGGCCGTCCGCTACCTGCAGGATCACCTTCGCTCGACCGACCTCCCCTTCGACGGCTACCGCCTCGAACCCTTCTTCGACGCCTACCCCGGCACGCAGGACGGCGCCGCGCCCAACCTCGACCGGGACGCCATCCTGATCACGCCCGACCGGATCACGACGCCCGACGACGAGTCGAGTTCGATCAGTGTGGACGATCCGGCACGATAG
- a CDS encoding DUF7837 family putative zinc-binding protein, whose protein sequence is MSLCPNCGTAIPRERIVDRDGDIRSYAECPDCWEVHPVSVPPRA, encoded by the coding sequence ATGTCACTCTGTCCGAACTGCGGAACGGCGATCCCTCGTGAGCGGATCGTCGACCGCGACGGCGACATCCGGTCGTACGCGGAATGTCCCGACTGCTGGGAAGTGCATCCGGTGTCGGTGCCGCCGCGCGCGTAA
- a CDS encoding molybdopterin-dependent oxidoreductase, which yields MDRQQRFVPALVALAGGVAAVAGSYATVGDSPAFVAAPIANATVTLAPSVLVTFAITVLGDLGIKLAYVLGLGLTAVALGIVAGAARVAATRAGRPLAGPVVATVAVGLVAAALSGSAASAVGAAVGTALVATVVTLGTAPDGESAADSRRAVLAGVAALSVGVLAVGGRRVFRTPPDDDDLPPIPDDVAAMLDDAESKSLAVEGLEPLVSDHFYTVDIANVDPRPAREDWSLRIHGAVGQETTYTAADIDAMEHEHRFETLRCVGETLNGRKLDTAVWTGVPLMDLLAAADLQGDYVMLRAADGFYEEFPVDALETGFLAVGMNGRPLPRPHGAPARALIPGHWGEINVKWLTEVEILDEPATGYWEKRGWHGTGPVNTVAKLWAENRLDDGRMEVAGPAYAGTRGIERVEVSTDGGATWNDADLSDPLPADDVWRQWVYRYDPPDGAHEVVVRATDGLGTLQPRDERRAYPSGPSGWVSTTIEP from the coding sequence TCGCCAACGCGACGGTCACGCTCGCGCCGAGCGTCCTCGTCACCTTCGCCATCACCGTCCTCGGCGACCTCGGGATCAAACTGGCGTACGTCTTGGGGCTGGGACTTACAGCCGTCGCCCTCGGTATCGTCGCCGGCGCGGCACGGGTCGCCGCGACGCGGGCCGGGCGGCCCCTCGCCGGTCCGGTCGTCGCCACCGTGGCGGTCGGCCTCGTCGCCGCCGCCCTCTCCGGATCGGCCGCCTCCGCGGTCGGCGCGGCCGTCGGCACGGCGCTGGTGGCGACCGTCGTCACCCTCGGAACGGCGCCGGACGGTGAGTCGGCCGCCGACTCGCGGCGCGCCGTCCTCGCGGGTGTCGCCGCGCTCTCCGTGGGCGTCCTCGCCGTCGGCGGGCGACGGGTGTTCCGGACGCCACCCGACGACGACGACCTGCCGCCCATCCCCGACGACGTGGCGGCCATGCTCGACGACGCCGAGTCGAAGTCGCTCGCCGTCGAGGGACTCGAACCGCTCGTGAGCGACCACTTCTACACGGTCGACATCGCGAACGTCGACCCCCGTCCCGCCCGCGAGGACTGGTCGCTCCGCATCCACGGCGCGGTGGGGCAGGAGACGACGTACACCGCCGCGGACATCGACGCGATGGAGCACGAACACCGGTTCGAGACGCTCCGTTGCGTGGGCGAGACGCTCAACGGCCGGAAACTCGACACCGCCGTCTGGACGGGCGTCCCGCTGATGGACTTGCTCGCTGCCGCCGACCTGCAGGGCGACTACGTCATGCTCCGCGCGGCCGACGGCTTCTACGAGGAGTTCCCGGTCGACGCGCTGGAGACGGGCTTTCTCGCCGTCGGGATGAACGGTCGACCGCTCCCCCGACCACACGGCGCACCGGCGCGGGCGCTGATTCCGGGCCACTGGGGCGAGATCAACGTCAAGTGGCTGACGGAGGTCGAGATCCTCGACGAACCGGCGACGGGCTACTGGGAAAAGCGGGGCTGGCACGGCACCGGTCCCGTGAATACGGTGGCGAAACTCTGGGCGGAGAACCGCCTTGATGACGGCCGGATGGAGGTGGCCGGGCCGGCCTACGCCGGGACGCGCGGCATCGAGCGAGTCGAGGTGTCGACCGACGGCGGGGCGACGTGGAACGACGCCGACCTCTCCGACCCCCTCCCCGCCGACGACGTGTGGCGGCAGTGGGTGTATCGCTACGACCCGCCGGACGGGGCACACGAGGTGGTCGTCCGCGCGACGGACGGCCTCGGTACCCTCCAGCCCCGGGACGAGCGGCGGGCCTACCCCAGCGGGCCGAGTGGGTGGGTGTCGACGACGATAGAGCCGTAA
- a CDS encoding transporter yields MATVDTAVNAIHLLFAGLWAGSVIFVTRGVIPAARDGNLDATPLRRLIGKFRTSSRVSSLLLFLTGGHLAGTRYTAETLLGSTRGYLVVAMVVLWFVLTGLVEMGSGRLVDGLDERKVREPARSATPLFTAAAVAAVGLLLIGGVLL; encoded by the coding sequence ATGGCGACTGTCGATACGGCGGTAAACGCGATACACCTGCTGTTTGCCGGGTTGTGGGCGGGAAGCGTCATCTTCGTCACGCGGGGCGTGATCCCCGCGGCCCGCGACGGCAACCTCGACGCGACGCCGTTGCGTCGGCTGATCGGGAAGTTCCGGACGTCGTCGCGGGTCTCCTCGCTCCTCCTCTTTCTCACCGGCGGCCACCTCGCCGGGACGCGCTACACGGCCGAGACGCTCCTCGGGTCGACCCGCGGCTACCTCGTCGTCGCGATGGTGGTGCTGTGGTTCGTGCTGACCGGCCTCGTCGAGATGGGGTCGGGCCGCCTCGTCGACGGCCTCGACGAGCGGAAAGTTCGGGAACCCGCGCGGTCGGCGACGCCGCTGTTCACCGCGGCGGCAGTCGCCGCCGTGGGACTCCTCCTCATCGGCGGCGTGCTGCTGTGA
- a CDS encoding SipW-dependent-type signal peptide-containing protein, with protein sequence MDGDGFRLTRRRALSALAATGAVSAGVGVGTDAFFSDAESFDGNRVVAGELDLAVAWHKVVETATTRVATSDGWPTPRSDATAPGCDLADLKPGDSATLTLALRIDGLPGYLSLVGHERTDAERGQSEAEAGYFREAAPNAEGELDELTTATLSYLTPDDPTAPEAGGTATPAYTGSLASLVGLCDLGTGVPLDGDEAAGVYDCLVGGAPLGTYGGGQTHYLRMEWTVPPWVGSGIASDAFAFDVGLYGVQEGGG encoded by the coding sequence ATGGATGGCGACGGCTTCAGGCTGACACGGCGGCGGGCGTTGAGCGCCCTCGCCGCGACGGGTGCCGTCTCCGCCGGCGTCGGCGTCGGGACCGACGCCTTCTTCAGCGACGCCGAATCGTTCGACGGCAACCGCGTCGTCGCTGGTGAACTCGACCTCGCAGTGGCGTGGCACAAGGTCGTCGAGACGGCGACGACGCGCGTGGCGACGAGCGACGGGTGGCCGACGCCCCGAAGCGACGCCACGGCGCCGGGCTGTGACCTCGCGGACCTGAAACCCGGCGATAGCGCCACGCTCACCCTCGCGCTCCGCATCGATGGCCTCCCCGGCTACCTGTCGCTGGTCGGGCACGAGCGAACCGACGCCGAACGCGGCCAGTCGGAAGCCGAAGCCGGCTACTTCCGGGAGGCAGCGCCGAACGCCGAGGGCGAACTCGACGAGTTGACGACGGCGACCCTCTCGTATCTCACGCCCGACGACCCTACCGCGCCGGAGGCCGGGGGGACAGCGACGCCCGCTTACACCGGGTCGCTCGCGTCGCTCGTCGGCCTCTGTGACCTCGGGACGGGCGTCCCCCTCGACGGCGACGAGGCCGCGGGCGTCTACGACTGCCTCGTCGGCGGCGCACCGCTCGGGACGTACGGCGGCGGCCAGACCCACTACCTCCGTATGGAGTGGACGGTGCCGCCGTGGGTCGGGTCGGGAATCGCCAGCGACGCCTTCGCCTTCGACGTGGGGCTGTACGGCGTGCAGGAGGGTGGCGGATGA